GAGATCGGCAACAATGCCGTGGACCCGGACTGTGGCCTGAAGGGGATCGGCCAGCAGATGTATGCGGCGGTCCTGGAGTACTTCCGCTCGCAGGGCATGTTGTACGCCAAGGTGGTGACGGGCCTGGACGACGCCCATGCGCGCGCCCGGCGGGCGTACGAGAGGGCCGGATTCCACATCCGCCACGAGGACGTCACGTACTACATGAAGCTGTGAGGTGGAGAGCCCATGGAACCATTGGATCGCTTTCTCGCCGTGATGGAGTATCGACCCGTGGACCGCGTGCCCAATTGGGAGTTGGGCGTCTGGCCGCAGACGCGCCAGCGATGGGAACGGGAGGGGCTGGATTCGACCCGGATGCACTGGGATTGGTTCGCCGGGGAGGCCGCCCTGGGCATGGACCCCAGGGAGTTCATCTTCTTCCGCAGGGACCCGATCCCTCCCTTCGAGCACGAAGTGTTGGAGGAGGACGATCGCACGGTGGTCTTCCGTGACGAGCTGGGGCGCGTCCGCAAGGCGTTGAAGGAGGGCACGGCAGACGGGGTGCGCATGTCGATGGACCAGTACGTCCGCTTCCCGGTGGAGACGATGGAGGACTGGCGGGCGATGAAGCGGCGCTTCGATCCCACGTCGCCTCAACGATACGAGCCGAACTGGCAGGTGACGCGCGTGGCCGGCTGGAAGCTGCGCCGACATCCGCTCATCTTCGGGCCTAACACGTCGACGGAGGGGTTCTACTGGTTCGCTCGGGAGATGATGGGGACGGAGGGGCTTTCCTATGCCTTCTTCGATCAGCCCATGTTGGTGCATGACATCATGGAATCCCGGGCGGACTTCCTGATCGAGGCGGCGCGGCCCATCCTGGAGCACACGACGGTGGAGTACATCACGCTCAGCGAGGACATGGCGATGAAGACCGGCCCGCTGCTGAGCCCGAACACGTACCGGGAGTTCATCTACCCTCGGCTCAAGCGGGTCGTCGAGTTCTACAAGTCCCATGGCGTGCGCTACGTCTGCATCGACACGGACGGCAACCCCGAGCCATTGCTGGGGATGATGATGGACGCCGGCGTGGATGTGGTCTGGCCATTGGAGCGCGCTGCCGGACAGGACCCGCTGCGCCTGCGGCGGAAGTTCGGCCGTTCGCTGCGGTTGTGGGGCGGCGTGGACAAGCGGGTGCTGGCCCAGGGGCCGGAGGCCATCGACGCCCATCTACGGGAGCTGGCCCCGCTGATCGAGGAGGGGGGATACATCCCTACCGTGGATCACACTGTCCCGCCGGACGTGAGCTGGGACAACTTCCGGTACTATATGGAGCAGAAGGAGCGACTGCTGCGAGGCGAGTTGTGACCTTCGCTGAAGATCAGCAGGCCGGGCTCCCACGCCCGGCCGGAAGGTAGCGCCAGCGTGGGAGCTGGCGCTGCCGTGGCGGAAGGGGAGCTCTCGTTGCTATGAGCAGGNNNNNNNNNNNNNNNNNNNNNNNNNNNNNNNNNNNNNNNNNNNNNNNNNNNNNNNNNNNNNNNNNNNNNNNNNNNNNNNNNNNNNNNNNNNNNNNNNNNNNNNNGTGGGAGCTGGCGCTGCCGTGGCGGAAGGGGAGCTCTCGTTGCTATGAGCAGGCCGGGCTCCCACGCCCGGCCGCACATGCGGCAGGTTGAGCCCCCACTCGACGGTGGCGTCAGCGTGGGAGGTGACGCTTGAGGAGCTCTTTGCTTTGCATCCCGCTCCCATCCTGCATCGCGAAAAGCCGCTGGGGGGCACAGCCCCCCAGACCCCCCAGAGGACAGAATCCAGAGCACCAGAGGCCAGAGGGTTCAGAGTTCAGAGGTAGATGGGAGAAGCACCACCCGAAACCCGTTGCCCCAGTCACGGCCGCTCGGGTCGTACCTGACGCGGACGGCGCAGCGCGCGCCCCCGTGATAGCTGCCGAAGGACCCGCCACGCAACACCCGACCTTCATCCCCCTCTAACCCGTCATCAACCTTTTTCTCATACTCGTCGTAATCGTCCCTCCATTTCGTGCTGCACCATTCCCAGATGTTGCCACTCATATCCTCGGCGCCGCACTCCGCCTTGCCGCCGGGGAAGCAGCCCACGGCGCTCGTGCTGTCGATGTCGGTCTCGTTGTAGTTCATCTTGTTGGGGTCAGGTCTCGCCTGGGGATCTGAGCTCCAGGGGTAGCGTCGGCCGTCGGTGTGCCGCGCCGCCCGCTCCCACTGGGCCTCTGTCGGGAGCCGGATGTCTAGTCCCGTCTGCTCGGAGAGCCAGCGGGTAAAGGCCACGGCCTCATACCAGCTCACCCCCACCTGGGGATGATTGTCCAGGGTGAAGGGCTCGCCGTAGTCCTCCGGGCCGGTGATGCCGCTTTCCTCTTTCCATGCCCAGCCCGCCCTCGTCCAATAGCGTCGCTCGCGGTAACCCCCGGCCTCGACGAAGGCCCGGTATTGGGCCACGGTGATGGGATAGCGGCTGATGCGGTAGGGGCAGGTGATGAGGTGACAGGTGAATTGCGGTGCTTCGTCATCATAAGCCATCTCATCCGTTTCTTTCGTATTCCCCATGACGAAGGGGCCGGGCTCGATGCGCTCGCTCCAGAGGATGTCGGGCAGGCTTTCCTCATTCAGGCCCACGCCGCGGCGTGGGTCACCCAGTTTGGCCAGGGCGCGACCGGCCGCCGCTCGCGTGACGGGCGGGACGCGGCCGTCGTCTCGCATGGTGCGCACCAGGGCCTCGATGACGTCTTTCCTGGCCTCCCGGGTTACCCCGCCGGGCCACGCGTCGTGCACCGCCTCCCCGGCCAGCACCGCGGCTTGTCCCGGCTCCCCGGGTTCCCGCTGAATCAGCGCCCGCACCACGGCGCTCGCGGCCTCATCCCGCTGCTGAATGATGCCCATATAGCCGATGGTGAGCCGCGCCACCTCCCACCAGGCCTCCTCGCCCATGTGCGCGGCCAGCGCCTCCACTCGATGTCCTGCTGTCCCTTCTGAGCGATGGCTACCGCAGCCAGATACTCCTGGAAGGTGAGATGGATGAATCCATACTCTCGCGGCCCTCGCTCCAGTAGGAGCCCCGCGTACTCTCGTACGTCGGCCAGGAACTGGCGGGCTCGTCCCTCGGGATCATCGAAGCCGCGCTCGGCGTAGATGGCTTCCAGTTGACGCT
This genomic interval from Chloroflexota bacterium contains the following:
- a CDS encoding formylglycine-generating enzyme family protein — its product is MGEEAWWEVARLTIGYMGIIQQRDEAASAVVRALIQREPGEPGQAAVLAGEAVHDAWPGGVTREARKDVIEALVRTMRDDGRVPPVTRAAAGRALAKLGDPRRGVGLNEESLPDILWSERIEPGPFVMGNTKETDEMAYDDEAPQFTCHLITCPYRISRYPITVAQYRAFVEAGGYRERRYWTRAGWAWKEESGITGPEDYGEPFTLDNHPQVGVSWYEAVAFTRWLSEQTGLDIRLPTEAQWERAARHTDGRRYPWSSDPQARPDPNKMNYNETDIDSTSAVGCFPGGKAECGAEDMSGNIWEWCSTKWRDDYDEYEKKVDDGLEGDEGRVLRGGSFGSYHGGARCAVRVRYDPSGRDWGNGFRVVLLPSTSEL